A genomic stretch from Mycobacteriales bacterium includes:
- a CDS encoding NAD(P)H-quinone oxidoreductase: MRAVTLPSFGGPEALVLVDVDDPVAGHDEVVVDVVATAVNRADLLQRQGLYRPPPGATAVPGLECSGRISALGEGVVGWQVGDEVCALLSGGGYAEKVAVPAGQLLPVPTGLSVVDAAALPEVACTVWSNVFALAGLQPGETFLVHGGTSGIGTHAIQVASRAGATVVCTVGSPAKAERALALGADRAVLYRDEDFVEVVRGLGGADVVLDNMGAAYLGRNIEALTTGGRLVVIGLQGGVKGELDLAALLGKRASVHATALRARPLHEKAAIVAEVLAHVWPMVEAGEVRPVIDRVLPLADVAEAHRVVGASEHVGKVLLTT; this comes from the coding sequence GTGAGGGCCGTGACGCTGCCGTCCTTCGGCGGCCCCGAGGCCCTCGTCCTCGTCGACGTCGACGACCCGGTCGCGGGACACGACGAGGTTGTCGTCGACGTCGTCGCGACCGCCGTCAACCGCGCAGATCTCCTGCAGCGCCAGGGCCTCTACCGCCCGCCGCCCGGCGCGACCGCCGTTCCCGGGCTCGAGTGCAGCGGCCGCATCAGCGCCCTCGGCGAGGGCGTCGTCGGGTGGCAGGTCGGCGACGAGGTGTGCGCCCTGCTCTCAGGAGGGGGCTACGCCGAGAAGGTCGCCGTCCCCGCCGGTCAGCTGCTCCCCGTGCCGACCGGCCTGTCAGTGGTCGACGCCGCGGCACTGCCCGAGGTCGCCTGCACGGTCTGGTCCAACGTCTTCGCGCTGGCCGGTCTGCAGCCGGGCGAGACGTTCCTCGTCCACGGTGGCACCTCCGGCATCGGCACCCACGCGATCCAGGTCGCCTCGCGGGCCGGCGCGACGGTGGTGTGCACCGTCGGGTCGCCGGCGAAGGCCGAGCGCGCGCTCGCGCTGGGAGCGGACCGCGCGGTGCTCTACCGCGACGAGGACTTCGTCGAGGTCGTCCGCGGACTCGGCGGGGCCGACGTGGTCCTCGACAACATGGGTGCGGCGTACCTCGGTCGCAACATCGAGGCGCTCACCACCGGCGGGCGGCTGGTCGTCATCGGGTTGCAGGGCGGGGTGAAGGGCGAGCTCGACCTCGCGGCGCTGCTCGGCAAGCGCGCCTCGGTCCACGCCACCGCGCTGCGGGCCCGGCCGCTGCACGAGAAGGCCGCCATCGTCGCGGAGGTGCTGGCCCACGTGTGGCCGATGGTCGAGGCCGGCGAGGTGCGGCCCGTCATCGACCGGGTGCTGCCGCTCGCCGACGTCGCCGAGGCGCACCGCGTCGTGGGCGCCTCCGAGCACGTCGGCAAGGTGCTCCTCACGACCTGA